From candidate division KSB1 bacterium, the proteins below share one genomic window:
- a CDS encoding TolC family protein, giving the protein MKLNMTKWASAFSLAAILSGPPVFAQRRVDGLNGLIQLLVERNPQLRAYQRISEAESRAARAEGTLPNPTIGFGLRNVGWNRLSVGEEMMSGVVAEVSQSVPFPGKLALRRSSAMVRASRSREAVRESRLRLIREAKELYAEIFYYQRIRDLLQEKRSVLQEALGFAQARFAVGQVPQADLFKAQLEISETDVMVLDAEQMLGSLQARLSALVALPAESVVVVARELPLGSLPYSFPELEERARSANPLLTQARLQVAEESLAVRLARKDFLPDFMLRAGLMYRGPFRDMYEGMVGVEAPLYFWKKERDRLAAETLRLEGTRLGAQDLENRIRAELKQYFVVAKSAETKNLLYRDQLIPQAERSLQAALSRYQVGQIDLLPVLSAVDTLITYRTESARILTDLWTAIARLEELTGLEILVGR; this is encoded by the coding sequence ATGAAACTGAACATGACGAAATGGGCCTCCGCCTTCAGCCTGGCTGCGATTCTCTCTGGCCCTCCTGTTTTCGCCCAACGGCGGGTTGACGGACTCAACGGACTGATACAGCTACTCGTGGAGCGCAATCCCCAGCTCCGAGCCTATCAGAGAATCAGCGAAGCCGAGAGCCGCGCGGCAAGAGCTGAGGGAACGCTACCCAACCCGACTATCGGTTTCGGGCTCCGGAACGTGGGTTGGAATCGGCTGAGCGTGGGCGAGGAGATGATGAGCGGGGTGGTCGCCGAAGTCTCGCAGAGCGTTCCCTTCCCCGGCAAGCTCGCTTTACGGCGTAGCAGTGCCATGGTGAGGGCCAGCCGTTCCAGAGAGGCGGTGAGGGAGAGTAGGCTGCGTCTCATCCGGGAAGCGAAGGAGCTATATGCGGAGATTTTCTACTACCAGCGGATTCGGGATTTGCTCCAAGAAAAGAGATCTGTCCTACAGGAGGCCCTGGGATTTGCGCAGGCGCGTTTTGCCGTTGGGCAGGTACCCCAAGCGGATCTCTTCAAAGCCCAGCTCGAGATCTCCGAAACTGATGTGATGGTTCTCGACGCCGAGCAGATGTTAGGGAGCCTGCAGGCACGTCTCTCCGCGCTCGTAGCTCTACCGGCCGAGTCAGTGGTTGTGGTGGCAAGAGAGCTTCCGCTGGGCTCCTTACCCTACTCCTTCCCAGAGCTTGAGGAACGGGCAAGATCGGCTAACCCTCTATTGACGCAGGCCAGACTCCAGGTTGCGGAGGAGTCTTTAGCTGTTCGTCTGGCCCGGAAGGATTTCTTACCCGACTTCATGCTCCGCGCGGGACTGATGTATCGCGGCCCCTTTAGGGACATGTACGAGGGGATGGTCGGTGTGGAGGCACCCCTCTATTTCTGGAAGAAGGAAAGGGATCGGCTCGCCGCAGAAACGCTGCGACTGGAAGGTACCAGGCTGGGAGCGCAAGACCTGGAGAATCGGATTCGCGCAGAGCTAAAGCAGTATTTCGTAGTAGCCAAGAGTGCAGAGACGAAGAATCTCCTCTATCGCGATCAGCTGATCCCCCAGGCGGAGCGTTCCCTACAGGCCGCTCTCTCCCGTTACCAGGTCGGGCAGATCGATTTGCTCCCCGTCCTTTCCGCCGTTGACACGCTGATCACGTACCGGACGGAGTCCGCAAGGATCCTGACCGATCTGTGGACGGCCATCGCAAGACTTGAGGAGCTCACAGGGCTGGAGATCCTCGTAGGGCGGTAA